ATTAATCCAGTAGTTTTGTTATCATTTGCTCCATTAATATCGGCGCCCTTTTCTAAAACTAATTTTACGATTTCAAGATTACCCTTTTCACAGGCTGCTAAAAAAACAGTCATTCCATGATTGTCTTCGATATTTATATCCGCACCGCTCTCTATCAGTAATTTTGCAATTTCATAACTTTCTCTAATAAAAGTATGCAGTAAGGGAGTTCTTCCCTGATTTTCCTTTAAATTCAAATCTGCTTTACTGTTTATTAAAAGTTTTACAACTTCAGTATGACCATTTTGGGATGCGAGAAAAATTCCGCTTAAACCATTTTCATTTTTTTCATTCAATGGGGCTTCATTGTCTATTAAAAATTTAACGATCTTTGAATGCCCTGTTTGACTTGCTACAAGTAAACAATTTGTTCCGACTGAATTTTCCGAATTTACTGTTAGCCCATTCTTTAGTAATAATTGAATGATCTCAAGTTGATTATTTTCGCACGCAAATAACAGCGGGTTACGAATACGCATAGAATCAAGAGCAACCTCATACTTTACGTTTGCCCCTGCTTTTATTGCGGCTTCCGCTTTTGGAACATCACCTTTTTTCGCAGCCTCTACTAAATCTTCGTTCGCATCGGCATACAAGTTTAAAGACAAAACTATGAATAGAGAAAAAATCATTACAAAACGGTACATATTCATTTACCTCAAATTTAATTTTTATTAACTCACCTTACATTATCATTTCTTTCTTAAAAAGAAATGATTGAGTTCGGGTGAGCCGAGCGTCCAACGGAGGTTGGCACCTAGCGGTGGGCTTGCTGCAGCAGGCTACTGAATTTATTAATTCATTAGCTTTTCCTAATTTTTCTTTTTTGCGTAAGGTCAGTTATTAAAGTATATTTTTTTGTTAGTATGCGTTATACAAGCATAAAAAATATAAAAGTAGAAAACAGTTTCCAAGTTACAATACTAGAAACATTATCTCTTAGGTGGTAGCGTTAGGGATCAACTGGATGAATGGTTTTACACATAAAAATGTTTTGCGATATTTTGAGTATATTAAAGTATGTTTGGCTAGGTTTAATCAATATGAATATTATACAGTCCGAGTATAATAAAATTAGAAATTTTGGGAAAATGCAATTTGAATATATCGAATGTTGGAATAAAAAATATCTTTGAGTCAAAATTAATGGAGTATTTATTGTATGAGTATTAATACATTAATTCAAATATTTAGAAGATTCATTTCAAAGGTAAAGAGAGAATATATTCTTGATAATTCTATTTCAAATGAGATTTCTTTAATAAACATCGAAAGACTTTTTTATATTGCAAACTTCACAATACCGGTTAGTTTTATTCATATACTTTTATTTTATTTCAAGGATGTAAAAAGTGAAAATGAACTAAAGTGGAAAACAGGCGTTATCCTTGTGCATTCCATCCTATTTGCATTTATGATTGTATTTTCCTATATCATAAAAATTTTAAAACATAATTGGATGAATACTACTTGGGTAGGATTTATTGAAATCCTTTTTATTATAATAATATTATTTTCAGGAATAACGTTAGTTGCTGTGGATCAATATGTGACAACAAATATCACTCCATTTATTGTGATTTGTATAGTGATTGCAATTTCCATTTTCATTAGACCCATAATTCTTATTCCTGTTTATTTATTTGCGTATATGTTATTTTATTATGCAATCGGGATAATACAAAAACAAGAAGATATTTTGCTGACCAATCAAGTAAACGCAGTAAGTATTATTGGGATTAGCATTTTTATTTCTACCACACTTTGGCGTTCTAAGAGAACTGCAATTTTTCAAAAAAGAGAAATCCAAAAGCAACATGAAGAATTATTACATAAAAATAGACTATTAGAAAACGCAAATCATGAGCTAGAAAATTTAGCGATTTTGGATGAGCTTACTCAAATTTATAATAGAAGGTATTTTAACCTAGTTCTAGAAAAGGAATTCAGAAGACATCGGCGAACACAAAAAAAAATTTCTTTGATTATTTGTGATGTTGATTTATTTAAAAATTACAATGATACATTAGGTCATTTAGAAGGTGATAAATGTTTAAAAAAAATTGCTAATACAATTCGAGAAAGTATTAATAGACCGTTTGATTCTGCTGTACGTTATGGCGGTGAGGAGTTTGTGGTAATTCTTCCAAATACGGATGAAAAGGGAGTAATGACAGTTGCCACCAGAATAAAAAATAAACTGAGTGAATTATCATTACTTCATCCTGATTCAAGGATTTCTTCTTTTGTTACAATGAGTTTCGGGATAACTACGATTATTCCTAATGAGTCTATTGAATCTGAAAATTTACTAAGTAGAGCAGACGAGGCTTTATTTGAAAGTAAACGAACGGGTAGGAATAAAATTACTCGAAAATAAATAATTTTATTTCTAGTGGTTAAATCTTCGAGGATTTATTTGAATTTATTCTCACTGTGAATGATAATTATCATTGTCCAAATATTATTTTTGACTATGATAATTATAAATTTACTGTAAGCGTTCATAAGATAAGGATGCGCGAAAATATCCAAGGAGATTAGTATGAAAAAATATAAGCTATTTTTAGAAACAATTTGTTTCACATTATTTTTTATTTCAGGAGTTTTAAATTCCACACCAATTGTAGAAGATAAACTTAAGGTCGAGTCAGGAAAGATGTTGTTCACACTTGTTAAGTTGGTCGGATCTGGTTATGATAAGGAAATGGTTAATGATGAAAGTATGACCGGTCTTGCAGAACAAATTTATGGTAAAATGAACTTGAAAGAAAATACTTTTGATGTTTCCATAGATGTGAATCCTAAAAATTTCTTTGTGGGAGGTAAATTTAAATTTGCCAATCCGAAGATGCATGATTCACATTTGGAGTCCTTTAAGTTTGGAACGATGAACTTTAAAGGATTAATAGATTCTTATGACTCTATCACCGGCATTGCAAAAGTAACCGGAACTATGACTGCTCATGGAGTCTCCATAAATAATTTTAAAATGGAAGGAAAAGTAACTTCTCAGAAAAACGGAAATGGCTATTTACTTGCTTCCGATTTTGCAATTAATCTTCACGATTTTAAAATTAAAATGCCTGGTACGAAGCTTACAAAAATCAATTCCATTGTCAAAGTGAAAATGAAGTTGGAATTAGTCGGAATGAAATAAGCCATCAAGAAGATTTTATTTGT
This sequence is a window from Leptospiraceae bacterium. Protein-coding genes within it:
- a CDS encoding YceI family protein is translated as MKKYKLFLETICFTLFFISGVLNSTPIVEDKLKVESGKMLFTLVKLVGSGYDKEMVNDESMTGLAEQIYGKMNLKENTFDVSIDVNPKNFFVGGKFKFANPKMHDSHLESFKFGTMNFKGLIDSYDSITGIAKVTGTMTAHGVSINNFKMEGKVTSQKNGNGYLLASDFAINLHDFKIKMPGTKLTKINSIVKVKMKLELVGMK
- a CDS encoding GGDEF domain-containing protein: MSINTLIQIFRRFISKVKREYILDNSISNEISLINIERLFYIANFTIPVSFIHILLFYFKDVKSENELKWKTGVILVHSILFAFMIVFSYIIKILKHNWMNTTWVGFIEILFIIIILFSGITLVAVDQYVTTNITPFIVICIVIAISIFIRPIILIPVYLFAYMLFYYAIGIIQKQEDILLTNQVNAVSIIGISIFISTTLWRSKRTAIFQKREIQKQHEELLHKNRLLENANHELENLAILDELTQIYNRRYFNLVLEKEFRRHRRTQKKISLIICDVDLFKNYNDTLGHLEGDKCLKKIANTIRESINRPFDSAVRYGGEEFVVILPNTDEKGVMTVATRIKNKLSELSLLHPDSRISSFVTMSFGITTIIPNESIESENLLSRADEALFESKRTGRNKITRK